The proteins below come from a single Halostagnicola larsenii XH-48 genomic window:
- a CDS encoding DUF7344 domain-containing protein produces the protein MNSRNSSLDLSYTDVANRYRRQTLSILADERPLSVSELASRIVAHPSNDATNESTETQVRKARLALYHVHLPKLDESGLVSYTHETGEVTVPEGVADDLAEIAETFRSQMDE, from the coding sequence ATGAATTCACGAAACTCTTCGTTGGACCTTTCGTATACCGATGTTGCGAACAGGTATCGCCGACAGACGCTATCGATTCTGGCCGACGAACGACCGCTTTCTGTTTCCGAACTCGCATCCCGAATCGTCGCGCACCCGTCGAACGACGCCACGAACGAGTCGACTGAGACGCAGGTTCGGAAGGCTCGCCTCGCGCTCTATCACGTCCACCTGCCGAAACTCGACGAGTCGGGGCTGGTCTCGTACACTCACGAAACGGGTGAGGTAACCGTACCGGAGGGCGTTGCCGACGATCTCGCAGAGATTGCCGAGACGTTTCGTTCGCAAATGGACGAATAG